The window TTGGAGCTGCACTATAACTGCCCACAATGGATACATCAGTGACGTGAACTGATGCCATTGCGGTCATAGCCAACCATCCCTGACGAGATACTCCCCAAACCCAACCTCACCCGGTAATATCAACGCAAAGCAGAATGCCTCTCCCAACCAAACCGCCCAGCACTCCACCAACCGGCCCCGAAACGCCAACGCCCGAACATCACTTCGAAGGCGACTACCGCCCCACCGCACCCCAACTCTTCCACCCACACGCAGCCGACCCCAAAATTCGTGTAGAACCCCTCCAGGTCGGCTTCCTCCACAACCTCGCCGATGCCCTCAACACCACCCTCGATCTCAACACCCTCATGCACCGGGTTGCGGATCTCGTCCGAGCCGTGATCGACTACAAGATCTTTGCCATCCTCCTCGTCAACGAGCGCGCCGGCGACCTCCGCATGCGCTTCCAGATCGGCCACACCACCGAGGTGGAGCGCATGCGGATCAAGCTCGGCCGCGGCGTCTCTGGCTCGGCAGCGCTCCAACGCAAGTCGCTCCTCGTCGACGATGTCACGCAACACGAAAACTACATCGACGCGAACCCGAATGTCCGCTCCGAGCTCGCAGTCCCTCTCGTCGTCAAGAACAAGGTCATCGGCGTCCTCGACCTGCAATCTGAAACTCCTGCGTACTTCACCCACGAGAACCAGCGTCTCCTCGAACTCGTCGCCTCCCGCATGGCTGTCGCCGTCGAAAACGCTCGGCTCTACACACGCGTCTCACGTCAGGCCCAGACACTTAGCGTCCTCAACGACATCTCGCGAGAGATTACCAGCATCCTCGATCCCGATGACCTACTCGAACGCATCGGCCAGCTTCTCAAGCGCGTCATCGACTTCCACATGTTCACCATCCTCCTGTGGAACGACAGCACCCAACTCTTCGAGCACCGCTTCTCCTCCCGCTTCGGCGAGCGCGTCACTCGCGAACGCACCATCGCTCTCGGCGAAGGCCTTATCGGCACTGCGGCCCAACTCCGAGAACCCGTCCTCGCCCCCGACGTACGCAAAGACTCCCGCTACGTCGAAGCCAACCCCGAAGTCCGCTCGGAGCTCGCCATCCCGCTCGTCTACAAAGGCGAAGTCATCGGCGTCCTCGACCTCGAACACACTCGCGTCAACTACTACAACGAGGACCATCAGCGCACACTCTCCACCCTCGCCTCACAAGTCGCCATCAGCATCGCCAACGCCAAGCTTTACCAGCGTATCCACGAGGAAGAGCAGCGCATGGAGCGTGACCTCGACATGGCCCGCCAGGTCCAGCTTCGCCTCATGCCCTCCCGCCCGCCAACGCTCGAGCGAGCCGAGATTGCAGCCCAGTTCGTCGCTGCCCGCTCCATCGGAGGCGACGTATACGACTATCTCGACTACGGCAATGGCCGCATCGCCCTTGCTGTAGGAGACGTCAGCGGAAAAGCCGCGCCGGCAGCGCTCTACGCCGCCCTCGTTAGCGGAATCCTCCGCTCTCTCGCCCCGCAGCATCTTTCACCCGCCGCCATGCTCGCCGCGCTCAACGACCAACTCCAGGAGCGCAAACTCGACTCGCAGTACGTGACCATGCTTCTCGCCGTCTGGGACGACAGCAACCAGACCCTTCAGATCGCAAATGCAGGCTCCGTTCAGCCTCTCTTCGTCGCCACCAGCAGCGATCCATCCAAGCCACCGAGCGTCCGCACCATCAAGGCCGAAGGTTTCCCTCTGGGTCTCTTCCCCAACGCCGAGTACGAAGAGTTCACTCTCTCCACGCGCCCCGGGGACCTCATCGTCTTCTTCTCAGACGGCATCGTCGACGCCGTCAACGCCACCGGCGATATGTTCGGAGATGAACGTCTCACCCATCTCCTCGAATCTCAAAATCACCCCACTGCAAAATCGACGGTAGACTCCATCC is drawn from Edaphobacter lichenicola and contains these coding sequences:
- a CDS encoding SpoIIE family protein phosphatase; its protein translation is MPLPTKPPSTPPTGPETPTPEHHFEGDYRPTAPQLFHPHAADPKIRVEPLQVGFLHNLADALNTTLDLNTLMHRVADLVRAVIDYKIFAILLVNERAGDLRMRFQIGHTTEVERMRIKLGRGVSGSAALQRKSLLVDDVTQHENYIDANPNVRSELAVPLVVKNKVIGVLDLQSETPAYFTHENQRLLELVASRMAVAVENARLYTRVSRQAQTLSVLNDISREITSILDPDDLLERIGQLLKRVIDFHMFTILLWNDSTQLFEHRFSSRFGERVTRERTIALGEGLIGTAAQLREPVLAPDVRKDSRYVEANPEVRSELAIPLVYKGEVIGVLDLEHTRVNYYNEDHQRTLSTLASQVAISIANAKLYQRIHEEEQRMERDLDMARQVQLRLMPSRPPTLERAEIAAQFVAARSIGGDVYDYLDYGNGRIALAVGDVSGKAAPAALYAALVSGILRSLAPQHLSPAAMLAALNDQLQERKLDSQYVTMLLAVWDDSNQTLQIANAGSVQPLFVATSSDPSKPPSVRTIKAEGFPLGLFPNAEYEEFTLSTRPGDLIVFFSDGIVDAVNATGDMFGDERLTHLLESQNHPTAKSTVDSILQAVTDFQSGTDHFDDETIVVLRAL